GGTATGTAGTCAATTGGTCAGTATCTAACTCAATGGATGCGGACTGGTGCCTAAACTGCCTAGAAGAGGCTATAGAAACACATGGAAAGCCAGAGATCCTCAATACCGATCAAGGCTCACAGTTTACATCAGAAGTCTTCGCCAACTTCGTCTTGAGTCAAGACATCAAATTGAGTATGGACGGAAAAGGAAGGGCTATTGACAATGCCTTTATTGAGCGGTTGTGGAGAAGTGTAAAGTATGAAAAACTGTACCTCAATCCACCTAAGGACGGTATGGATCTGTACCTACTAGTGGCAGAGTACTTCAACTACTACAACATGGAAAGAAGGCATACAAGTATCGAGAATCAGAGACCGATTGATCTCTATCAAACCACCCAAAAACAGGCCGCCTAATGAGTAGATTATTTTTGGGTTTTATTGTTAATGAAAGGATTATTAAACACTATTGTAGAACTTAAAACCGAACAATCCCTGTCCTAACTATTGGGGTATGATCACCCTCCCCAAACCACTGTCTGTCACCACGCATAATTTCCCATTTTGTCTCCCAAATTATGGGGCGACTTTAAAATCCTGCCAAAATCCTTTAAAATCCTGCCATTTTCTAAAAAAGTGCCTTGATTATTTGGAATGAGGCTTTTGGGCTCCTAGCTTTTGATCTGGGTTTGGCTATGACCAAGCCCGGGTGAATAGGAAATAGAAGAAAAGTGAGTAGGTGAATCCCTGTCATATCATTGAGTATCGGCAGGCAGCTAATCCGATATGTAGGCTGCCAGTAGATGTACTTGGGTTCGTCACTATTAACTATTAATCTATTCACTTTTTATTCCTGAATAGGGAACCGAAGGGACGCCTTCAGTGCTTGGTTCAGGATGAAAACGCGAGCAGTGAAAATCACTGACTTGGAAACATTACTTACCTAAATTTAAAAATGCAAGATTATGTCAAAGGAGACTTATGACGCTATGCTGCCAGTGGTCGAAGCGATCTCAGCAGCAGACATCCTAAACCCGAACATGCCCATCGATACTTTCGTGCAGGAGGCAAAGAACCTAAAGATCTGGTCGGCCTCCGATCAGGAGAGACTGGTCAAAGTGGGGACCCCTGTTGAATATTTCGACGAGTTACTGTTGAGAGCCGATGCCCTGGCTTTTTCGCAGAGCCTCTGGATGAAGGACCAGTACAGCCGTGAGGAGGCCCGGCAGGAGTGGGAGCAAAAAGAGGAATCTGCCTATGAACTCAAAAATCGATTGGAACATGCCTTTCGTTTTGCCTTTCGGTCCCGACCCGAGTTGCTCAAGAAGGTGCAGGTGATCGAGGAGGGCTCTGGCCATGTCGACATGCTGCAGGACCTGAGTGATCTGTCGGTATTGGGTACAGCCAACCTACCGCTGCTCGAGGCGATCAATTTCGATACGGAGCTGCTGACCCAGGCATCCACTACCTCTAGCGAGATGGGCGTGCTGCTGGCTCAGGTCAACGGCGAGCGCCAGGACAACAACAGCGCCAAGCGCACGCGAGATCGGTTCTACACCCACCTGAAGCATGCGGTAGACGAAATCCGCAAGGCGGGCAAATATGTCTGCTGGCAGGAGCCAGATAGGCTCAAGGGCTATAAAAGTCGCTATCACAGCGGTTGATGACTGCTCCCGGGTCCCGGGACGGGTCCAAAGTCTCCCGGGAAGGGGTATAACTCTCCCGGGGAGCCATCAGATTGTCCCGGGAAGGGCTACAAGTGACCCGGGACGGCCATAAGGTCACCCGGGAGAGGGGCAGAGTCTCCCGGGGAATAGTCTAGGTCTCCCGGGAGGTACCGTTGGTCGCCCGGGGCCTGGTACAGATAATAGTTGAGAGGTTTTAGATTAATTCTGATTATTTCTACCTTCATAAGAAGTTGAGTTATGCTCAATGGTTGGTTTGGCCGCAGCTCGATCGGGCTGCGGCTATTTTTTTGCTGTTTGGTTGTTGTGTTTTCCTGCTCATCAAGATCTAATAAGTTGTCGAATCTATGCTTTTATACCTTATCTGCTGACCCATACGATTCATTCTGGCGAGTTAAGGTTATGAATTTTCTTAATAGCAGGTTGATGAGTGAATTGGCCTCAATCTAAAAGATAAAACCCATGGGCACTGCCTCATGGGTTTTGTTTTGGGTTAATGTAAAATCTTGAATTCTTACCTTACTTTTTTAGGCCTTTTGAACGTATTGTGGGTTCATCAGATTGTCAGGTGAAAAAAGTTGGTCCCATTGTGATTGGTTTACTAGCTTTTTTTCTTTGACAGTCAAATCGTAAATGCTTTTTCCTGTTTCCAATGCTTCTTTGGCTATAGAAGAGCATACCTTATATCCCAACAATGGATTGAGCAAGGTCACAATACCGATGCTGTTCATTACCATTTCTCTGCAGTGATCTTCGTTGGCAGTGATGCCATCGATACATTTGCTCCGTAAGGCTGAACAAGCATTGGTCATCCATTGTATGGAGGTAAATAAGCTAAAGGCAATAACAGGTTCCATGACGTTGAGTTGTAATTGCCCTGCCTCTGAAGCCATTGTTACGGTTACATCCGCCCCTATTACATAGTAGGCGGTTTGGTTGACCATCTCTGGAATGACTGGGTTGACTTTTCCGGGCATGATCGATGAACCTGGCTGTAGTCGGGGTAAATTGATTTCGTTTAAACCTGTGCGGGGACCTGAGGATAATAGGCGGAGGTCATTACAGATTTTGGAGATCTTTACGGCGCTTCTTTTCATTACACCAGAAAGCTGAACATATGCACCTGTGTCTGAGGTGGCTTCTATCAGATCCTCGGATATCTTTAAAGGCAAACCGGTGATTTCAGTGAGGTAACGAGTAACTAATTCTGGATAACCCTCCGGTGCGTTGACTTTAGTACCAATAGCAGTAGCTCCCATGTTGATTTCTTGAATCAATTTTTTGCTGTCGCTTAATCGATCTACTTCTTCTAGTATGGTGATAGACCATCCTTTGAATTCATCACCCAAGCTCATCGGTACCGCATCCTGGAGTTGAGTTCGGCCCATTTTTAGGACATGTCGAAATTCCCTTGCTTTAGCTGCCATTGCATTAGCCAATAATTTCAGTTCCTTTATATAGGCATCTATTCGCAGCAGCAGTGCAATCCGAAAAGCTGTAGGATATACATCGTTGGTAGACTGCGAACAATTGACATGGTTATTGGGATGACAGATATCGTAGTTGCCTTTGTCATACCCCATGTTTTCCAATACTACATTGGCTATTACTTCATTGGCATTCATGTTGATCGATGTGCCAGCGCCCCCTTGAATCAGATCAGTACAAAAATGATCATTTAGTCTTCCTGATATGATCAGGTCACAAGCTTCCTCTATTTTTTGTCCCAGCTCTGGATCCAGTACGCCCTTTTTGACATTAGCGCGAGCCGCAGCTTTCTTTACATAGCCGAGTGCCTCTATCATAAATGGTTCGTGGGAGATAGGTATTCCTGTCACTTGGAAGTTGTCCATGGCACGTCGGGTTTGTACCCCGTAGTAAGCCTGGTTTGGGATTTTTATTTCTCCAAGAAAATCCTCTTCCTTACGGTAGGGTGTAGCTTTCCCGTTGGAAGCCTTCGCTTTCACGTCTTCAGTCATCATTATCGTTTTGGGTTTATTCTTAGTAGTTGTTTAGTTGGATAGCGGAATGTTTCGGCGAAATGCACAGCCAAAATCTATGAATGATTCTGTTTTTAAAATCCCCTTGATGCTATCCAGCTTTTCGTAAATGACTTCTCTCATATGCTCATTACTTTTGGCCATCACGCGTAAGAACAGCGTGTAGTTGCCTGTGATGTAATAGCATTCAACCACTTCAGGAATTTTTTCCAATTCAGCGATGATATCCTTGCTTTGAGAATCGTCCTTTAAGGTCAACCCGGTAAAAGCACTCCATTCATACCCGATTTTTCTTTCGTTGATAATGGGTGCGATTTTTTCCAAAATACCATTCTGTTGCATAGCAGATACACGCTGATGAATCATGGTATTGGAAACCCCAAGTTCATTGGCAATGTGTGAAAAAGCCATTCTCCCGTCTTCTTCCAGGTAACCAAGTATCTTCAGGTCTAACTCGTCGAATTTAATTTTTGTGTGCATGTTCAAACGTTTGTGACAAATGTAATGTCACGAATGATAAAATGAAATATTTAAATAAAAATCTTTTAAAAGTTTAAAAATAAATATAATTGCTGTTAAAATGTTTAAATATTAAACTTAGATACTTTGAGACATGATGGAAATGGAGATCGAAAATGCCAACACTGATGAAATGATCGCAGAAGAATTGAAATATAGCGCGCATAATTATCACCCTATGCCCGTGGTGCTGAAAAGCGGAGAGGGCGTGTTTGTAGAAGACGTAGAAGGCAAGAGGTATTATGATTTCTTGTCAGCTTATTCAGCAGTCAATCAAGGTCATTGTCATCCAAGAATTGTATCAGCTCTCAAGGAGCAAAGCGAAAGGTTAACCTTAACTTCAAGAGCATTTCACAATGATCAATTCGGTATTTATGCCAGATATATAACGGAGCTTTTTGGTTATGAAAAGATGCTTCCTATGAATACCGGTGCTGAAGCAGTGGAAACTGCCCTTAAGATTTGTCGAAAGTGGGCCTATGAAAAAAAAGGAATTGAAGAGGGGCAAGCGATTATTTTGTTTGCATCAGAGAACTTCCATGGAAGAACATTAGCGGTGATTTCGGCTTCTTCAGACCCAGATAGCCGTGGAGGTTTTGGACCATATCTTCCTGGGATACAACAGGTGAGGTACAACGATTTGAGCGACCTGAAAAGAGCTCTTGAAAATAAAAATGTAGCCGGATTTATCGTTGAGCCCATTCAGGGTGAAGCCGGGGTGGTGGTACCAGATGATCATTATTTGTCCGAAGCATTTGCACTATGTCAGCAGAATCAAGTGTTGATGATAGCCGACGAGATTCAAACGGGTATTGCACGGACTGGAAAGATGCTCTGTGTAGATCATAGTGGAATAAAACCCGATATGGTGCTGCTCGGTAAGGCACTCTCAGGAGGAACTGTACCAGTATCTGCGGTACTCTCTAGCTCTGAAATAATGGAAGTGATTCGGCCAGGTCAGCATGGATCCACTTATGGGGGTAGTCCATTGGGTTCTGCTGTAGCCATGGCAGCCTTGCAAGTAGTGGTGGACGAGGGGCTAGAAGAAAATGCCAGCAAAATGGGTGAGATGTTTCGAGAAAGAATAGCTGTTTTGATGGACAAATGTGACCTCATCCAATGTGTCAGAGGAAAGGGATTACTGAATGCTATTGTGATCAATTCCAGTGAAGATTCTGATTTGGCTATGCGCATTTGTCTGCAGTTGAAGGAAAATGGTTTGCTGGCTAAGCCTACGCATGGAAATAAAATCCGATTAGCGCCACCTTTGGTGATCACCGAAGAACAAATGGATCATGCCTTGACTATTATTGAAAGAACTTTTTTGAAATTCAATTCTTAACTCATTAACCCGACAAAAGATGAAGAAAGACTATTGTTTAATTGAAAACAAATCAGAGCTGGGAGCTGGTACTCGTGGCTCTAGTTTGGCTGTAGATGCGATCAGATCTGCTGCTTTGGTAAAAGGCTCAAATTTTTTTCATGACTTGAAAACCAAAAGCATAGTGCAGAATAACGCAGCGCTCACCTTACCTGGGGGGCATTCTCATGCCAAAAAAATCGACGTGATTCGTGAAATCTATCAGGACCTGTGCTATCGCGTATTCGAAACTTTGAGAATCGATCAACAGACACCTATTGTTATTTCTGGTGATCATTCGTCTGCTGGTGGTACGCTGGCAGGAATAAAGAAAGCTTATCCAGATGCCAAGATTGGTGTCGTATGGATCGATGCGCATGCAGACATGCATTCGCCCTACACGACTCCATCTGGCAATGT
This is a stretch of genomic DNA from Reichenbachiella ulvae. It encodes these proteins:
- a CDS encoding aspartate ammonia-lyase → MMTEDVKAKASNGKATPYRKEEDFLGEIKIPNQAYYGVQTRRAMDNFQVTGIPISHEPFMIEALGYVKKAAARANVKKGVLDPELGQKIEEACDLIISGRLNDHFCTDLIQGGAGTSINMNANEVIANVVLENMGYDKGNYDICHPNNHVNCSQSTNDVYPTAFRIALLLRIDAYIKELKLLANAMAAKAREFRHVLKMGRTQLQDAVPMSLGDEFKGWSITILEEVDRLSDSKKLIQEINMGATAIGTKVNAPEGYPELVTRYLTEITGLPLKISEDLIEATSDTGAYVQLSGVMKRSAVKISKICNDLRLLSSGPRTGLNEINLPRLQPGSSIMPGKVNPVIPEMVNQTAYYVIGADVTVTMASEAGQLQLNVMEPVIAFSLFTSIQWMTNACSALRSKCIDGITANEDHCREMVMNSIGIVTLLNPLLGYKVCSSIAKEALETGKSIYDLTVKEKKLVNQSQWDQLFSPDNLMNPQYVQKA
- the rocD gene encoding ornithine--oxo-acid transaminase gives rise to the protein MEIENANTDEMIAEELKYSAHNYHPMPVVLKSGEGVFVEDVEGKRYYDFLSAYSAVNQGHCHPRIVSALKEQSERLTLTSRAFHNDQFGIYARYITELFGYEKMLPMNTGAEAVETALKICRKWAYEKKGIEEGQAIILFASENFHGRTLAVISASSDPDSRGGFGPYLPGIQQVRYNDLSDLKRALENKNVAGFIVEPIQGEAGVVVPDDHYLSEAFALCQQNQVLMIADEIQTGIARTGKMLCVDHSGIKPDMVLLGKALSGGTVPVSAVLSSSEIMEVIRPGQHGSTYGGSPLGSAVAMAALQVVVDEGLEENASKMGEMFRERIAVLMDKCDLIQCVRGKGLLNAIVINSSEDSDLAMRICLQLKENGLLAKPTHGNKIRLAPPLVITEEQMDHALTIIERTFLKFNS
- a CDS encoding Lrp/AsnC family transcriptional regulator codes for the protein MHTKIKFDELDLKILGYLEEDGRMAFSHIANELGVSNTMIHQRVSAMQQNGILEKIAPIINERKIGYEWSAFTGLTLKDDSQSKDIIAELEKIPEVVECYYITGNYTLFLRVMAKSNEHMREVIYEKLDSIKGILKTESFIDFGCAFRRNIPLSN